In the genome of Arachis stenosperma cultivar V10309 chromosome 2, arast.V10309.gnm1.PFL2, whole genome shotgun sequence, the window ATCagatatattatatttaaatgcTAATTATGAAATTTATACTATAagtattttatttagttttactGCACTTTAAAAAACATAATACACATCAGATTCTCATCAAAATACAACACAAGAGTTGTCATTCAATGTTTCAACTAAATTTAGTATATccataattatcaaaatatacTCTAATAATTGACATTTACTCTTCATCCACTACTTAGCATTAGTACAAATTAGTACTTAAATAGAGCAACAAAATTAATGAAGACGCCAATTACAACCCCAATACATATCATGATTAGAAGAATTTTAATTCTcttcaattttgttttcaattcttTAGTAAAAACAGGCAACATCATGGGGATTATGTCCTCACACTCCATTGACTCAGACAGCTTCCTAATGCTCTTCTTTTTGAGTTTTTTACGTGAAGAGACCATGGGTTTGTTGTTCCAAGAACATTCCTCCTCTTTAATCATGTATTTCTCTTCCCATTCAtcaatacattaaaaatatttgtaattttggtttttattttgtCAAAAACACAAACTAACAAGCGATGAATAATAGTGATGAATCAAAAGGTgccaaaaaatattaaaataggaaCAACAATGAAGACCCattgaaaagcaaaaacaaatCATGGTTGCCTTTCATAGTGGGCACCAAAACAACCACCTCCCTGAGTTAGCATTCGTCTTCAATTTCAGAGCAATACCAACAAGAGAGCAGAGACACGTACCATCGTACCACTTCGAAATATACTATTCACACCTATCGTTGCATTCTTTTGTCATTGATGCAGACCTTCGCTTCATTCCAGTTCTATCCATGATTGAACCTCTATTCAAATACATCACATTCTGATTTTAAAATTGGGAATTAGGGTTAATGAATtggaaaatttgaaaatgggTCCAACTAGGCATCTCTATTTGCCATATATGTTTCTCTATTTGTTACATTAGACACTTTCATTAACGGAGAACGCATCATTTGATAGTTGGTTATTTCgtgcatattttttaattagagTTCAACTAGGTAGACAACAAAGATTGTAAAATACATGAACAATGGGCTGCATTTGTTGCCCAcagaagataaaaaaaaagttcaTCACAAATTATCCTCCTAAAAACTCTACTTTCACCTTTTACACTTTACCTCCACGCACCTTCTAACCCTTTTACCGCCATATACCTCTCCCCGAACCCTCATGCGCCGTCAATCCCTCCGTCACCAGCCAGCTTCAGCGCCGCCGAGCTTCTTCTCCATCAAATTGTCGGTTTAGAATGAAAATAACCATCCACACACCTAATAAAATGAACACAGAGACAGACCCAGGTAGTGTAATATGGGGGCTTTTGCCCCCactcttatttatatatatatatatatatatatatatatatatatatatatatatatgttctcattttaaattttaaatgacatCATTACAAataaatttagtcaaattaattaaaatctCAAATCCACTTTATCTTTCTATCATTTTGACTATTAGTTAACCTAATCAAATTTAGTCTTTTCTCATTTTTAAATTCCAACCGTCATCACTTCTTTATTCTCTTACATCCTCTTCTTAGTTTCAACATTCTTTTTCTATTCCTTTTCTAGTGGTCATCTTTTCTTCAtcaaaaaagataaattttaaattctctattttttttaatataactCTTTATGACTCTATGTATCTTTCAATTTTATTGTTTCTCTTTTCGAtgtttttaattacaaattataaTTCAAGCAATTATAGTTTATTCtctttataaatttatatattttattttattctcaatttagtgatccttattatttatttgtttatctttcattctattttattatatgtaattatgttgcatataaatttttaaaatcaattgatcaatttactaatttagattatatattttttatttatagaaataataatgaaaaaatattttaaaaaatatctttcgttctatttttattatatacaattttttttaattcgaataattaatgtgcacttttatttttttgaatttagaTTAATATATCTTTTAATAATAATGTATATTATTTTTGCGCCCAACATAAATTTTCTGTGTTTGTCATTGAATGAacattcatcaaatttcatTATATCGACTTAATCCAatccaaattaaataaatatcaaCTTTAGAATGAAAAATAATTATCCACATAcctaataaaatgaacatccagCAAATTTCATTATACCTAGTTAAATCCAatccaaattaaataaatatccactttaaaatgaaaataaccATTCACATACCTAGTAAAATGAACAACAATTCAAAGAGAGAAGTGGGCGTGAAAAGAAATTACCTATCACCATCAACATCACCCACCATTTTCATTTCTCtgtaagaaagaaagaaaaaaagagttttGTTTTGTTATTCCCAACAGAAAAGAAATGACTTCCGTTTCAAAGGTGTCAACGCCGAATCCAGCTGTGTCCTTGGCAGATGTGATCCGCTCCAGATTTTCTTCTCCCAAATGCTTTCTCGTTTTTCACGATCGCAGAAGAACCTCGTCCATAAGAGGATGAATAGCGGCTTCAGCATAAGGCTGCAACGGCGGAGCGTGACGCTGTGACGGCATCGGCATCAGTTCGGACTGTTGTGGGACAGCGGCGCGAGGTGAGGTTGCGGTGGCGTTGGTATGTGTTGCGGGTTTCTACTGCGTCTGAACGGGGTGACGAGGAACAACAGCATTCTACTGCGTCTGAACGGCTGTTTCTGACAACGACGGCAAGTGGTGGTGGAGTATCAGAGAGGGACTGTGTGGGTTATGCCGCAGACGTCGGAAATGAGGTTATAGTGGGATTGAAAATAGCTTTACATAGTGTGAATGTGTTTGGTtgctaatcctaatttttcaaatttaaaatttgatattaattaattagttaagaatctgaattttaattttaattttaatttgaccTTCTTTTTTAATCCATTATTTGCGTTGTTTAtgattatcatttttttatattttttttatattattcgagattatttttgttaataataaaatgGAGGTCATTATTGTTACCGTTTAAATAACAATTCAAAACTATTTTGTGATTAACccatgaaaaaaagaaaagaccaATGAAATGCATCAGAAAAAAAATACTATGAATAAAATTAGAAGCATAAATTGAATATTAACATTGAGTGAAAATGGTAACAATACATGAGTAATGAATTCAAAGAATGAACTCAACCTCTCTCACCCAAATTAAAGTTCAGTACATATGAACCGTCTAAAAGTGAAaacaaaacagaaaacaaaTAACCCATTAAGCAGTTTCTTTAACAGTTTCTTGATCACTCTAATGGTCAATTACTTTGCTATCCTCAATAATATGGTGGCTGGAGAGAGAGATGAAAAGGGTGtcttaaaaaaatagataaagatATTTATTGGATATTTGAcctctataattttatttatataatatttataattatatatttattatcaGTGTAAtactataaaattaataaatattattttttttgtcagtattttgtcaacaaaaatttatacttttatttataAGTATTTACATAGATAAAAtacataatttatatttatatttatctaaaTTTATCCACTTAAGTCAACAcaatttatatttatcaaaatttatacacataaattaataaaaaatttatttattgaacATAAATTGATACTTGTACTAgctaaatttaataaaaaaatatagttatCAAGAGTTTTTGATTTATTATATCTAAAAATACACAattattttaacaataattaataaatattaattaaagtaATTTTAAGTTGTTTGAATTGATTTTCAATAATgttaaaagacaataatatctAAATTACTTTACTACATAACATAATCATATACATGTAATTACACATTTATTATATCTAAAATTACATCATTAttccaacaataataattaattaatataaaataaaataactttaaGTTATTTGGATTAATTTCTTATTATCTTCCAAACATTATTGTATTTATTCTAACATGGTTCCCATATTGTAATTGAAATTTGAAAGGcaacatataaatatattgattGAAGTAGATCTCggatatacatacatacataatatatagatatagataACTACCACCAAATATCCAGCCATCAATCACTTGcttataattaattaacttCAGCACAATACATAGCATACCATACTTAATTTGATTGTAAATAAGAAAAGTAAGGCAATAACTATCGAAAATATTTGGTAATCAAAGAAAATCAACCAAAAACAGTCATAATTTGTCTATTTAACATTCATTAATTGTCGTAACAATTAATGAATGCTAAATAAGACAAATTTTGACTGCTTTTTTTTTGTCTACCTAACATTACCTGGGAATAATACCCAGCCACAGAGCAttgattatattaattaagtATATGGggtaatataattaattaagtaattgtATGATTAGGGACATTGAGAGGTTGGAAACCATGTTGAAGAGTTGCATTCCAAACCTTGTCAATGTTGTGCATAGTGTAGCCACATTCATGTTCATTCCATGCTTCTAATGAGTGTACTATTCCAGCTATGCGCCATGCACTCATCACCCTCCTTGGCAACCAATCCTCGCAAGAGTGAAGATTTTCAACAGAATTTGGAGCAACCATTGATGGGGTGTAATGGTATGAGCAATCTTTTCGGTATTTCTTTGGAGGGAACTGAGAGTATGGAATAAATAATGTTCCTTTTGGTGCCTTCATCTCTTCCTCTTTTGTCAATCCTTCCCCACTAACCATACCTTTATATATCcaataaaattaattcaaattattGAAATCTAAGTAATCAAGTACCTTAGAATAATTTCAACTTATAAGTTGAACATCCAAAAGTAAAAAAGAAGTAAATTTGggttattataaaaaaataaagtttaattaCTTCAATAGGTCCCTGACTTTTTGTCCCGCAGATATTTTCGTTCCTGACcattaaaaaatacttttaagtcCCTGATATTCACAAAACTTGGACGGATCAGTCCCTGACGGAGGCATTTGGACAGATCAGTCCCTGACGGAGACATTTGGACGAGGGACTGATCTGTCCAAATTTTGTGAAGGTCAGGgacttaaaagtatttttcaatGGTCAGGGACGAAAATGTCCGCAAGACAAAAGGGcagggacctatttgtccttttcTCTAATTACTTTGTCGCTCCCTAAAAATTttactgaatttttaattagatttctataatttttttataggtCCTTGTATCATGttagattttataattaagtcatTGTCATAACAAAAATGTTAGGATCAACAGAAAATATTTCgctaattctaatatttttgtcATCATGATAAGGACATAGTTACAAATTTAATATggtataaaaattcaattaaaaaaaatgtatagagatataataaaaaattcaataaaattatagaaaccGACAGAGTAATTAGCCTCTAAAATAATTATTACCGTCTGAGTGTAATTTAGGGCGATGACCAAATTAGCTTCAGAGCTGTTAAACGACTTCTTGAGCTTCACATAATCATCCTCATGCATTGTAGCAACCTAAAACAAAGTTAACAGAATAGGGAAGGCTTTAGATTTAAAATCTCAAAATAAATATCATCGCATTGAAAAATTAATGTATTTAAATAttgtataaaaattttaaaaatttagataaGTTATATGCAAATTAGGGATTACTCTTATAGGGTATGTTCTGCAGATAGAAATGTGAGTCCAAAATATTTTGTATCTAAATATATTTTGTATCTAAATATTTTGTATCAAAAAATTTAATGCAACGGGTAGGAGATTAGCTACTAATTTATGAGTTTAATTATATATCCAAAATATTTTGTatctaaatatattaatttttggaTAATATACCAAAAACAAAGTCCAACATTATTTGTTttaaaacatataaataaaagatatacaATTTTAATTCAGAAGCTAACTAATTAACTATCGATTAATAAAGCGGGCTTATttgaagataaaaaataatacaagtacacaaaaaaatagttattatatatttatatataaatatatgtaatatataatgaTTAAATATGTATGTTATTTAACTCATTTTAAATATCTATATTTTATATAAGTAGTTGATTTAATAACTAATATTTTGTGTATACGtaacataattatttaaattaatcactatatatttatatataaatatatgtgttatttaatttattttaaatatatattttatattttaatatataaatatattctaTCTAAGTAGTtgatttaataactaattttttatgtacatGTAACATAATTATTTAAACTATATATGTAcacagaaaatatttttaaaattactattttttaaaaaatgaagaaaaattagaaagtTGGCTGACCTTAATGCCTTGTTGGCACAATTTGAAGGCAATGGCATAAGCAACCTTGTTAAGTTTTCCCCTAAGTAAAACTTGAGTTGTTCCTTTAGGAATGGTGTTAAGAACAAGAGCAACTACAAGGCTACTTCCATCAACAATTTTCACTTTTAGCTTTGGATGCCTACTAACATATAAGCCTCCATATATGTTGAGTTCTTCTCCTTGATTCATTAGGCCTAGGCTCACCACTTTTGTGCCTTTTTTGTCTGCTTCCAAAATTGCTTCCTCAATCATTTTGTTGATAGCCACATTTTGCCATTGCATCAAGTACTACACacaatcaaataaataaatgattTGGAAAAAATAAGTTAACcaagattttttttaagagTTCAACGggtattaattattaaaagggtaaagtactaaattggtcCCTATGTTTAGACGTAATTCTGTTTTATTTCTTAAGGTTTAAAGTAtcctatttgaatccaaaaaagtttcatttagcatcaatttagtcCCACAGTGGGgttaaagttaaataattaacggaaTGTCCTACATAACAATCGTAAAAAACAAAATCGATAATCTGGAGAACAAGTACCAGTTCCAGAGGCACAAAATCAACCGTTgatgcatcaatacatttatttatcattctctttagttctatagaaaatattttatttatattataagaaaaataataaataaatatattgatgcATCAACGGTTAATTTTGTGCGACTGGAacttgtacttgttctccaaATTATCGATTTTATTCTTGTACTATTGTTATGTAGGATAttccgttaattatttaactttgacctcactgtgggactaaattgatgctaaataaaacttttttggattcaaatagaacactttaaaccttaagaATTAAAACAGAATTATGCCCAAACATAAAGGATCAATTTAGTACTTTacctttattaaaaaaaaaatcaagttatgaacataaatatatattaagattTCTTTGTAATGTATTTTGTGCTCACTTTTTTCCAATTTTAATGTAGATAGAGATAATCAGATTGATCTACTCATTTCAGTTTGTAGGGTTATTTGTTCTATATATTAAAAACTTCATAAATATTTagtaataaaaaagaattaatcaaaaatagttaaaatttatcttattttattataacaattaataaatattaaataaaataagttctgactattttttttttaagtattatcttaaaaaatttaacCCCTTATTAACAATTCAATATACAAAATCagtttatatactaaaatatattGACTTGTAAATGTACCAGTTTTTTAATAAACAAATGTTTCAAACTGAAAGAAATAACATATTAATTAGAAGTGCATGTTATATGTAACCCAAAATATCATATTTAGTCATACCTGGACACTGTACTTTGGGATCGCCCAAGTTTGAAGGTTAAGTTTGTGCAATCGGTTCCTCTCAACAATGAAGGTTCGACCATAGACCCATGTGAGGGTCATGGACCATGCTGTCACGGGCCACATCAACCACAAATACCATTTCGTCGCGAAAGGGTTCGAAGCCAAGTACGCAAACCCGAGTCGAAGATGGTAGATCGACTCGGGTTTTGTGAGATGTGTTATATGTACCACTTCTGGTATTTCTTCGCGGCGACTTAGCGCTTTGATGTGTAAGTCGTCGGAAGATTTATCAGTGGTGTTGTAGATGTAATCATAGAGTGGCATGAAGAGGGAGTAATTTGTTCTGAATTGGGTGTGGTGCAAAGAATGAAATCTGGAAATAATGTTATAGATAAcgcatgattagaagagaaatatttttgttttagaaTTCATTAGCTTGTAATCATAGAATGAAATAGAGtgaaattaacaattaattttaGATAACAAAGCGATGTGTTTCAATAAATAGCTACACATAAAATAAGGAGTAATATTCCGAATACAAATCAATTCTCACTTTAAacttttgataaaaaaaaataaatctgtCTCCTTTTTTATAGTATTAAACCAGTCTCTGtgttatttaataaaaatgtaatagttgttaaagaattaaaaatttcaaatcaattattctatataaacaaattatttgatataaaaattaatttatctaacaaaataaaagtttaaaattgatttgatgaataaaatttattgaaagTTAAGATGTcataatacaatttttttttttagaattgatttaaaataatactctaaaataaataatcctGGTATAACTTCTCTTATTAGGAAAATCACGTAGATTTTGTTATGAGTTGTTTGACATTAAGGTCAGTTTGGGTAaccaacttaattaaatttcttttgataaaataatttaaacaataaatgattttgttaaaaataacttataaataagttattttgtgtttggatttttaattctaaaagtgcttattttatagaaatatgaTAAAAAGTAGAAGTATTATTAGAGAAGTCAACagttaaaaaaagttatttctaaaattttcaaaacagtcctaaatcctaagatttgaatcctctaaagtttgaatttcactttagagagtaaagtgtgatctctcactattaattttataggttgggccaaaaataaatataaaagaaaaactaTTTAAGAATAGAAGATCACATTTtactctctaaaataaaattcaaactttagaggatccaaatcctaAATCCTATTATAACCGACTTTTTCCCCTTAAAAGGTTAATTTGGTGTATGAGTTGAGATTTATTGGTGTGGCTACCCAACTCGAGGTTAAATAATTGTGTGGGGTACATTTTTGTGATTAGGGTTCTTCCTatctattttttagttttttatgatatttttaattcGATAGGTAAAAGATTAATTTATTGTAGATCGAAGTTTTATTAAGAATTTGTGATTGGCTAATGAATTATTGTATACATAaagtgaaattaaaattttcaacaCTTATATAAGTAGAATAATAAACTAATTACTAAACCAACTCAAATTGATTAAGATTTTTCATATcttatgaaaaaaatttgtatttttaatttaattttaatgtttaattttatcttttaaaacgacaaaaataataaaataaattattatttttacttataaatattttaaattttggtaaattttatctaaaaaaataaaattaaaattatacttataaaaaataaatttaaactgataaaaatataaaaatactgaAACGCTaaaaacttataaaaaatttttaaattatttctttcacaaactttagtttcattttcAAACTATTCTATCATTAACCTTGATCAACCTAACTCCTATTCACATTTATCAATCTCATCACACTTGGCATACATATCAATTGTGTTTGTTTgagagaaaaatagaaagaaagaaaaagaaggaaaaaaaaataaaaaaaaaataattattttttattgtttagttaaaaaaaaaaattagagaaaaaaaatgaatgatctatcaattttttttttaatattaaaaagaaaataaagagaaaactaatatttttctctctatttttaatactacttttttattttttaatatatattataatataaaagtaaaattatttttttataatatttttttattttttttattcaaatacatctaaaaaaaataaaaattcactcaatttttttttttgtttatttctttccttctaACCAAACAAATGAATTAGAGAGTTCTAGCATCATCCACGTGACCTTTTAAGACATCGCCAGTAACCAAATTCGTGAAAGACACATCCTTTCTCAGAGAACTTTTATCAAACAACTTCCTTGCATCACCCACCCAATTCACCAACATTAGTGTGCATAGCAATAATCGACGTGTGTACGTGGGGATAAGATTGAAGTCCAAACTTGATGATTTGTTAGTGTTCACAATAGTCATGGTTAGAAATAATagtttatattaaattatatgaCTTATCAGCATTTAGAATATTCatagacaaaaataataatttatactaaattttaattattataaaggTTTAATAAAGTTTAAACTCAAAATGTTAATATTCTAAATTTAAGAGATAATatccaatttaatttttaaatttacagataaatcttaatttaattttaaaaattttaattgtttttatttattttttaaattttacgaATAGGATTTATGTTAATATCTGAAATAATTTTTGACGCATAGACGTTAATGAATATTGACGTAGATAATTGGATGTCACACTTGATTCTGTAAAACAATGTCGTTCTAGTTTTGACATTTAAATAGTCAGAAAAACAGCATTATAAGTGgtatttattgaaattttttctctcaaaataagtaattttttgTCCTTTTTAAACGTCAAAGCCAAAATTGCATCATTTTACATAGGGCTGTCAAACTGGCTAGTTTGGTCCATTTAGGTCGGCCCGTTAAATCGTGGGTTAAATAGGTTGGACCGTTTAAGTCCACTTCATTCGCGGGCCATAATTTTTGAATCCAGATCGTTTATGGTCAGTCCGATGGGTTAAACGGGCCAACCcgtttattcttttatttttttttgaaaaatattttgataaaaaatatcacttttaggtcaaaaatcttttaaaaataatattttttgttgatGGGTCGAATTTTCGGATCGAGTCAGAAAAAATATTGGCTAAAAGTgctacttttttaaaaaaatatataaaaaataaacaggCCACCCATTTATCCTGCGAGCTAGCTCATTTAATCCGTCATTTTTTTCGAGTTAATCGGGTTCAACACGTTTAACCCGAAATTTAAACGGACTTAATTTTAGAGGTAAAGTTCGCCCATTTAAATTGGTAAACGAGCTGGCCCGATAGATTTGACCCATTTTGATAGCcctaatttttttacaaatttatttCAACGTGATATTGACTATTCATGTCAGCACTCTATTAACATTTGTGCATCGAACATTATCCCAAAATCAATGTGTGTCATGTttacaaaatttgaaaattaaataaaaacaattaaaatttcAGAGACTAAATTAAAACTCACGTATAAATTTAATGACTAAGTTAAGTATTAActctaaatttaattttaaaaactaaaaaaaaatgagccatttttaattaaGTGGTACTCTATTTAACATatgtcattttttaaatttttttcaaataatagGACTTTTAAATTACAACAATGCGTGACTAAGAACCTATTTGAGAagctttaaaaattatttttctgaGTTTTAGATTTATGAAACTTAATAGTATAGTCTAGTTTGAATAAACAACTAGCTTAATTAagcttttttaaaaaaaataacttaatcaataaatgtttatattaaaagtagtttataaataaattattttgtatttggtttttttagttttaaaaatacttattttaaaaaaatatgataaaaaaagcTTTTTATTATGAGAGAAGTTATTTTTTAACTTCTTTATAAGCACTTAAATAGTTTCTTAGAaagttataatttaattttaaaaattgcactaaatattaatactattactattttttataagtcAAAAACTCAAAAAAGTAATTTTAGAAACTTTTCAAACGgaccttaatattttgtataatttgtAAAACCAAATTGTAACTTTTTAAGAAGTTATTTAAGtgtttatgaaaaaataaaaaaaatagcttctcttatactaaaaaattttttattatatatttttttaaatgaatacttttaaaattaaaaaatcaaacacaaaataatttatttataaactaattttaatataattatttattatttaaatattttttaaatttaattaaattatttacttAAATTAGACCTAAATAACGACCTTAATTAGTTCCTTAATTAGTTCCTAGGTAGAACATCCAAATATTGATCATTATTAATAACGTAT includes:
- the LOC130963022 gene encoding very-long-chain aldehyde decarbonylase CER1-like, which produces MASRPGILTDWPWKPLGSFKYLVLAPFAFHSTYCMFVKDKSERDISTFLIVPFLLWRMLHNQIWITLSRYRTAKGNAIIVDKGIEFDQVDRERDWDDQIIFNGFLYYLAAYTLNGASHLPVWRTDGVIMVFLLHAGPVEFLYYWLHRALHHHFLYSRYHSHHHSSVVTEPITSVIHPFAEHIAYFMLFAIPKLTVVFTKTASVGAMVAYVTYIDFMNNMGHCNFELLPHSLFSIFPPLKFLLYTPSFHSLHHTQFRTNYSLFMPLYDYIYNTTDKSSDDLHIKALSRREEIPEVVHITHLTKPESIYHLRLGFAYLASNPFATKWYLWLMWPVTAWSMTLTWVYGRTFIVERNRLHKLNLQTWAIPKYSVQYLMQWQNVAINKMIEEAILEADKKGTKVVSLGLMNQGEELNIYGGLYVSRHPKLKVKIVDGSSLVVALVLNTIPKGTTQVLLRGKLNKVAYAIAFKLCQQGIKVATMHEDDYVKLKKSFNSSEANLVIALNYTQTVWLVGKD